One window of Nicotiana tomentosiformis chromosome 11, ASM39032v3, whole genome shotgun sequence genomic DNA carries:
- the LOC104104036 gene encoding uncharacterized protein, whose product MKTISGKLTSTTPISLSQAAKSLSKFAASENGASHSVSVYIKRAADSFDQLVQLHEKLRPNSAKNELSIKVEKISERMKKIREVGIKAEDVVKNDAFPNGSQKSKKSNSLDKKSKKLDKDQKLIKTEQRLDISEGETAKSKKNELEFVKMDSSVKRESEFEEVKEDSMISRDKKKKKKKNKVVGDNEGEVVGKVEEDLRVKEEEERKKRNHSESEDAGSAEQSNKKKSKKRSTEGEK is encoded by the coding sequence ATGAAGACAATATCAGGCAAATTAACATCCACAACcccaatctctctttctcaagcagCAAAATCGCTCTCCAAATTTGCTGCATCAGAAAACGGAGCTTCACATTCTGTCTCCGTATATATCAAACGTGCTGCCGATTCGTTCGATCAACTTGTTCAACTTCATGAGAAACTCAGACCAAATAGTGCAAAAAATGAGCTTTCTATCAAAGTTGAGAAAATTTCCGAAAGAATGAAGAAAATCAGGGAAGTTGGTATAAAGGCTGAAGATGTAGTTAAGAATGATGCTTTCCCAAATGGGTcacaaaaaagcaaaaaaagcAACAGTCTTGATAAGAAAAGCAAGAAGCTTGATAAGGATCAGAAATTGATCAAGACCGAGCAACGGCTCGATATAAGTGAAGGAGAGACAGCAAAATCCAAGAAAAATGAGCTGGAGTTTGTTAAAATGGATAGCTCTGTGAAGAGGGAATCGGAGTTCGAGGAAGTTAAGGAAGATAGTATGATAAGCAGggacaaaaaaaagaagaaaaagaaaaataaggttGTTGGTGACAATGAGGGTGAGGTGGTGGGGAAAGTGGAAGAAGATTTGAGGGTTAAGGAGGAGGAGGAAAGGAAGAAGAGGAATCACAGTGAGAGTGAAGATGCTGGTTCAGCAGAGCAGAGTAATAAGAAAAAGAGTAAAAAGAGGAGCACTGAAGGTGAAAAGTGA
- the LOC117278681 gene encoding chitinase 2-like: MKPFKFCISILVLQALFNISPTTKADPADCPGVFREYIGAEGKNVTFSDVPINPDIEFHFLLSFAIDYTNTTSPEPTNGDFLVYWDTDNLTPSQVSSIKAQYKNVKVGLSLGGDTVNGKNATFAPTSITSWVRNAIYSITKIVKQYNLDAIDIDYEHFNADPDTFSECIGRLLYYLKQNNVVSYTSIAPYADDSVQEHYLALWRKYGHLIDYVNFQFYAYAKGTTIPQFLQYFETQRYNYEGGKILASFGTDNSGGLSPKHGFYDACSILRSQGKLHGIFIWSADDSMKDCFLYEKLSQDLLASAI, translated from the coding sequence ATGAAGCCCTTCAAATTCTGCATCTCTATTCTTGTCCTTCAAGCTCTCTTCAACATTTCCCCTACAACCAAGGCAGATCCAGCAGACTGCCCTGGGGTTTTCAGAGAATACATTGGAGCTGAGGGCAAGAATGTCACATTCTCTGATGTCCCAATTAATCCAGATATTGAGTTTCACTTCCTCCTCTCCTTTGCTATAGACTACACAAACACAACATCACCAGAACCCACTAATGGTGACTTTCTGGTCTATTGGGACACTGATAATCTAACCCCTTCTCAGGTTTCTTCCATCAAGGCCCAGTACAAAAATGTTAAGGTAGGATTGAGTCTCGGTGGTGATACAGTGAATGGTAAAAATGCAACCTTTGCTCCCACTTCAATTACTTCTTGGGTGAGAAATGCAATATATTCAATCACTAAGATAGTGAAACAATATAACCTGGATGCAATAGATATAGATTATGAACACTTCAatgcagatccagatacattCTCTGAGTGCATCGGGCGACTGTTGTACtatcttaaacaaaataatgttgTCTCTTACACGTCAATAGCCCCATATGCAGATGATTCAGTTCAAGAGCACTATTTAGCTCTCTGGAGAAAGTATGGTCATCTAATTGACTATGTCAACTTCCAATTTTATGCCTATGCAAAGGGCACAACCATTCCTCAATTCCTGCAATACTTTGAAACCCAGAGGTATAACTATGAAGGAGGCAAGATTCTAGCGAGCTTTGGAACTGACAACAGTGGTGGCTTGTCTCCTAAACATGGATTCTATGATGCATGCAGCATACTGAGGAGTCAGGGAAAACTTCATGGTATCTTTATTTGGTCGGCAGATGACTCTATGAAGGACTGTTTCCTATACGAAAAGCTGTCACAGGACCTCTTAGCAAGTGCAATTTGA
- the LOC104104032 gene encoding chitinase 2-like encodes MKPFKFCISILVLQSLLTISATTEAVPASCPGVFREYIGALYKNVTFSDVPINPNVEFHFLLSFAIDYTNTQSSEPTNGDFLVYWDTDNLTPSRISSIKAQYKNVKVGLSLGGDTVHGKNATFAPTSITSWVRNAIYSVSKIVKEYNLDAIDIDYEHFNADPDTFAECIGRLLYYLKQNNVVSYTSIAPYADDTVQEHYLALWRKYRHLIDYVNFQFYAYKKGTTITQFLQYFETQSSNYKGGKILVSFGTNNIGGLSPKHGFFDACTILRSQGKLHGIFIWSADDSKKDHFTYEKLSQDLLASSI; translated from the coding sequence ATGAAGCCCTTCAAATTCTGCATCTCTATTCTTGTCCTTCAATCTCTCTTGACTATTTCCGCTACAACTGAAGCAGTTCCAGCAAGCTGCCCTGGAGTTTTCAGAGAATACATTGGAGCTCTATACAAGAATGTCACATTCTCTGATGTCCCAATTAATCCAAATGTTGAATTTCACTTCCTCCTCTCCTTTGCTATAGACTACACAAACACACAATCATCAGAACCCACTAACGGTGACTTCCTGGTCTATTGGGACACTGATAACCTAACACCTTCTCGGATTTCTTCCATCAAGGCCCAGTATAAAAACGTTAAGGTAGGATTGAGTCTCGGTGGTGATACAGTGCATGGTAAAAATGCCACCTTTGCTCCTACTTCAATTACTTCTTGGGTGAGAAATGCAATATATTCAGTCAGCAAGATAGTGAAAGAGTATAACCTGGATGCAATAGATATAGATTATGAGCATTTCAatgcagatccagatacattCGCCGAGTGCATCGGGCGACTATTGTACtatcttaaacaaaataatgttgTCTCTTACACATCAATAGCACCATATGCAGATGATACAGTGCAAGAGCACTATTTAGCACTCTGGAGAAAGTACCGACATCTAATAGACTATGTCAACTTCCAATTTTATGCCTATAAAAAGGGCACAACCATTACTCAATTCCTGCAGTACTTTGAAACCCAGAGCAGTAACTATAAAGGAGGCAAGATTCTTGTGAGTTTTGGAACTAATAATATTGGTGGCTTGTCTCCTAAACATGGATTCTTTGATGCATGCACCATACTAAGGAGTCAAGGAAAACTTCATGGTATCTTTATTTGGTCGGCAGATGACTCTAAAAAGGATCATTTTACATATGAAAAGCTGTCACAGGATCTCTTAGCAAGTTCAATTTGA